In Proteus vulgaris, one DNA window encodes the following:
- a CDS encoding OsmC family protein: MPITEFSSTITTSKQGGLQMQCASRQFQFLLDEPMSLGGKDSAMNPVEALLGTLGACKGIVAKSFARMHKINLNDIRIEVKGELDTDGFTGKNKDAKLGFSKITTHFFIQADNSEEEIAAFIAFIERTCPVADTIKNAPIFETSFHLENVLV; the protein is encoded by the coding sequence ATGCCAATAACTGAATTTTCATCGACCATTACAACCAGCAAACAAGGTGGATTACAGATGCAATGTGCATCACGCCAGTTTCAATTTTTACTTGATGAACCTATGTCATTAGGTGGAAAAGACAGTGCAATGAATCCTGTTGAAGCATTATTGGGTACATTAGGTGCTTGTAAGGGGATTGTTGCCAAAAGCTTTGCGCGTATGCATAAAATTAATCTCAACGACATTCGCATTGAAGTTAAAGGCGAATTAGATACCGATGGTTTTACGGGAAAAAATAAAGACGCCAAATTAGGCTTTAGTAAAATTACGACACACTTTTTTATTCAAGCTGATAATAGCGAAGAAGAAATTGCTGCATTTATCGCTTTTATTGAACGCACTTGCCCTGTTGCTGACACCATAAAGAATGCCCCTATTTTTGAGACATCTTTTCATCTTGAGAACGTGCTCGTATAA
- the yihI gene encoding Der GTPase-activating protein YihI has translation MNMIKRKPAAKTRKKTREELNAEGRERKRQKKHRGNPAGNRQQEMENKNQTKNTVPKDPRIGSKKPIPLIVGDTPKVAKKKPAPVKAEPVRLTPEQELDLLENDTRLDELLSRLENGEKLNAEEQAYTEKTLDRIDELMVELGIEFEDDDDEEKTEDIMQLLKGK, from the coding sequence ATGAATATGATTAAAAGAAAGCCCGCAGCAAAAACACGTAAAAAAACACGTGAAGAGCTGAACGCGGAAGGACGTGAACGCAAACGTCAAAAGAAACACCGTGGCAATCCTGCTGGTAACCGTCAGCAGGAAATGGAAAATAAAAACCAAACTAAAAATACAGTACCGAAAGATCCACGTATTGGTAGTAAAAAACCAATCCCTCTGATTGTGGGTGATACACCTAAAGTGGCGAAGAAAAAACCTGCGCCCGTCAAAGCAGAACCGGTTCGTTTAACACCTGAACAAGAATTAGACTTGTTAGAAAACGATACTCGTTTAGACGAATTACTGTCTCGCCTTGAAAATGGTGAAAAACTTAACGCTGAAGAGCAGGCTTATACTGAAAAAACCCTTGATCGTATTGACGAATTAATGGTTGAACTCGGTATTGAGTTTGAAGATGATGACGATGAAGAAAAAACTGAAGACATCATGCAATTACTAAAAGGTAAATAA
- a CDS encoding monooxygenase yields MHVLLQVDFPYHGPFDNEMTQAMDALSASINQEPGFIWKIWTENKDTQKAGGIYLFDSKENAQAYLEKHSARLKSFGIPEVRGDIFSINQALSLKNQASFLAK; encoded by the coding sequence ATGCACGTACTTTTACAAGTAGATTTCCCTTATCATGGTCCTTTCGATAATGAAATGACACAAGCTATGGATGCATTATCTGCATCAATCAACCAAGAGCCTGGCTTTATTTGGAAAATTTGGACTGAAAATAAAGACACACAAAAAGCAGGTGGGATTTATCTCTTTGATTCAAAAGAAAATGCTCAAGCTTATCTAGAGAAACACAGCGCCCGATTAAAATCTTTTGGTATTCCAGAAGTACGTGGTGATATTTTTTCAATAAACCAAGCTTTAAGTTTAAAAAATCAAGCCTCTTTTTTGGCTAAGTAG
- a CDS encoding Txe/YoeB family addiction module toxin gives MKLIFSEQSWSDYLYWQQMDKRIIKRINELIKDIKRTPFSGIGKPEPLKHNLAGFWSRRITDEHRLIYRITDPAIEIASCRYHY, from the coding sequence ATGAAATTAATTTTTTCTGAACAATCATGGAGTGATTATCTTTATTGGCAACAAATGGACAAGAGAATAATTAAACGCATTAACGAACTCATAAAAGATATTAAAAGAACACCGTTTAGCGGAATAGGTAAACCAGAGCCCTTGAAACATAATTTAGCAGGTTTTTGGTCAAGACGGATCACTGATGAACATCGCCTTATCTACCGTATTACTGATCCCGCTATAGAAATTGCATCATGTCGATACCACTATTAG
- a CDS encoding DUF1240 domain-containing protein: MDIETKDKIYLISFIMIPLFLICIFLSLEDYVDYFFLAEKINFSFVTASMPFLSPFTYYLFYILLMSAIKDQVIKINSKLAIVTVLIFIFGILFGIFFNLYVRYDLVSQGYFVCKKGPSSKSNVYVVSPKLCRY; this comes from the coding sequence ATGGATATTGAAACTAAAGATAAAATATATTTAATTTCATTTATTATGATCCCTCTCTTTCTCATTTGTATTTTTTTATCATTAGAGGATTATGTTGATTATTTCTTTTTAGCAGAGAAAATAAATTTTTCTTTTGTCACAGCAAGTATGCCTTTTTTATCGCCTTTTACTTATTATCTATTTTACATATTACTGATGTCCGCTATAAAAGACCAAGTAATCAAAATTAATAGCAAACTTGCGATAGTCACAGTGTTGATCTTCATTTTTGGTATTTTATTTGGCATATTTTTTAATCTCTATGTAAGATATGATCTTGTCTCCCAAGGATATTTTGTTTGTAAAAAAGGGCCCTCTTCTAAATCAAATGTTTACGTGGTGTCACCAAAACTTTGTCGTTATTAG
- the feoB gene encoding Fe(2+) transporter permease subunit FeoB, whose amino-acid sequence MTPLTIGLIGNPNAGKTTLFNQLTGSRQRVGNWAGVTVERKVGRFTTTNHKIELVDLPGTYSLTTISEQTSLDEQIACHFILSNEADMLINVVDASNLERNLYLTLQLLELGIPCIVALNMLDIAEHQDMQIDIKALSEQLGCPVIPMVSTKASGMDKLKDAIDTFPAEKKKPQELLTSYPIWLLNEVEALAEKINHDEFNLQQRRWMALQCLEGDIYTHQRAQVTTEDIKAIRQRIQDEHNNEPELVIADARYQNIERICHTVINMESIKPNILTQNIDKVILNRWLGVPIFLFVMYLMFVLAINIGGALQPAFEGGSEAIFIHGIQWIGATFNFPEWLTIFLAQGVGGGINTVLPLVPQIGMMYLFLSILEDSGYMARAAFVMDRLMQALGLPGKSFVPLIVGFGCNVPSIMGARTLDAPRERLITVLMAPFMSCGARLAIFAVFAAAFFGKNGASVVFSLYLLGIVVAILTGLLLKHTIMRGEASPFVMELPVYHVPHLKTLLMQTWQRLKGFVIRAGKVIIIASMFIGALNSFTFSGKPADNINDSALASVSKVITPLLQPIGVHNDNWQATVGLVTGAMAKEVVVGTLNTLYTAESIVNEPFDPEEFDLWGEIGDAFGETWDSLKETFTLAALSNPIEASKGDGEMDTGTMGTMGAKFGSGIAAYSYLIFVLLYVPCVSVMGAIARETSRGWMTFSILWGLNIAYSLSALFYQVATFSEHPQSSGITIAAVVIFNLILFILLRNARSRLTINLSNKPSLAKQCCSKGSCH is encoded by the coding sequence ATGACTCCTCTCACTATAGGCCTTATCGGCAACCCCAATGCTGGTAAAACGACACTTTTTAATCAGTTAACAGGCTCTCGCCAGCGCGTAGGTAACTGGGCGGGTGTGACGGTCGAACGCAAAGTTGGTCGTTTCACAACGACAAATCATAAAATTGAGCTCGTCGATTTACCCGGCACTTACTCTTTAACGACAATCTCAGAACAGACATCGCTTGATGAGCAAATTGCCTGTCATTTCATTTTAAGTAATGAAGCGGACATGCTGATTAACGTTGTTGATGCCTCTAATCTTGAACGAAACCTTTATTTGACATTGCAGCTTCTTGAGTTAGGCATTCCCTGCATTGTGGCATTAAACATGCTCGATATTGCAGAACATCAAGATATGCAAATTGATATCAAAGCGTTGTCTGAGCAACTGGGTTGCCCTGTTATTCCTATGGTTTCAACAAAAGCATCGGGAATGGATAAGCTCAAAGACGCGATTGACACTTTTCCTGCTGAAAAGAAAAAACCACAAGAATTACTCACATCCTACCCAATATGGTTACTTAATGAAGTCGAAGCGCTCGCTGAAAAAATTAACCATGATGAGTTTAATTTACAGCAACGCCGTTGGATGGCATTACAGTGTTTAGAAGGGGATATTTATACCCATCAGCGTGCTCAAGTTACCACCGAAGATATCAAAGCCATTCGTCAGCGAATTCAAGATGAACACAATAATGAACCCGAATTAGTCATTGCAGATGCCCGTTATCAAAATATTGAACGCATCTGTCATACTGTGATTAATATGGAGTCTATTAAGCCAAATATCCTGACACAAAATATCGATAAAGTGATATTAAACCGTTGGTTAGGTGTACCTATCTTCCTGTTTGTAATGTATTTAATGTTCGTTTTGGCGATTAACATCGGTGGAGCATTACAACCCGCTTTTGAAGGTGGATCTGAAGCCATCTTTATTCATGGTATTCAATGGATTGGTGCAACCTTTAACTTTCCAGAATGGTTAACCATTTTCCTTGCACAAGGTGTCGGTGGTGGTATCAATACTGTTCTTCCTCTCGTGCCACAAATCGGGATGATGTACTTGTTCTTATCTATCCTTGAAGATTCTGGCTATATGGCTCGAGCTGCTTTTGTAATGGACAGATTGATGCAGGCTTTGGGTCTGCCGGGTAAATCATTCGTACCGCTGATTGTCGGCTTTGGTTGTAACGTACCATCCATTATGGGTGCACGTACCCTCGATGCTCCAAGAGAACGATTAATCACAGTATTAATGGCACCGTTTATGTCTTGTGGTGCACGTTTAGCTATCTTTGCTGTTTTTGCCGCTGCTTTCTTTGGTAAAAATGGCGCGAGTGTGGTTTTCTCGCTTTATCTTCTGGGTATTGTTGTCGCTATTTTGACGGGGTTACTGCTAAAACATACCATTATGCGTGGTGAAGCTTCACCTTTCGTGATGGAACTGCCTGTTTACCATGTGCCTCATCTAAAAACCTTATTGATGCAAACTTGGCAACGTTTAAAAGGCTTCGTGATACGTGCTGGTAAAGTCATTATTATTGCCAGTATGTTTATCGGTGCATTAAATAGCTTTACCTTCTCAGGTAAACCTGCCGATAACATCAATGACTCTGCATTAGCATCGGTCAGTAAAGTGATCACACCATTATTGCAACCTATTGGTGTTCATAACGATAACTGGCAAGCAACGGTAGGTTTAGTCACAGGGGCGATGGCAAAAGAAGTGGTTGTAGGAACATTAAATACCCTTTATACCGCGGAAAGCATTGTGAACGAGCCTTTTGATCCTGAAGAATTCGATCTTTGGGGGGAAATTGGTGACGCTTTTGGTGAAACATGGGATAGCTTAAAAGAAACCTTTACCCTAGCCGCACTTTCTAATCCAATTGAAGCAAGTAAAGGTGATGGTGAAATGGATACCGGTACTATGGGTACCATGGGGGCTAAATTTGGCTCTGGTATTGCCGCATACAGCTACTTAATCTTTGTTTTACTGTATGTACCTTGTGTTTCAGTAATGGGTGCTATTGCCCGTGAAACAAGTCGTGGCTGGATGACCTTCTCCATTCTTTGGGGATTAAATATTGCTTACTCATTGTCAGCGCTGTTCTATCAAGTAGCAACCTTTAGTGAGCATCCGCAAAGTAGTGGCATAACCATTGCTGCCGTGGTGATCTTTAACTTAATTCTCTTTATCTTGTTGCGTAATGCCCGTAGTCGTCTAACAATAAACTTAAGCAATAAGCCTTCATTGGCTAAACAATGTTGTTCAAAAGGTAGTTGTCACTAG
- a CDS encoding DUF4026 domain-containing protein has translation MDNRQQYLDIAAGQGEKVPSRIVAFPAQPLNYALIEQRLEEQTDYTDGEINYLSENIDDGFFYRCQHGDNELHFFVCLYPRDEDYEIRPMYSTDELTPQLLAHANATTQDLLLETLFTEALHPLASYRHQLNFLNIIAPEMVLALDESAAGKALTPEWIRFQLKTPDLYPEVESLYVIHAVYDTENDPPTMFWFHTHGLARCGLTEVDLVIPSMLESYYGIPDLFRCFVNNSINHRQIEFGEPMLCGQTSTGLEYLVALPFEEGIRHINQSTPLENLRPLEEMRYDTEGAPNGVFLGDLADRDEYHQHPSSMLFRTNEENPVLETFFKGYEEQQAMMLLRSNEETYEMSEKAKRRWEYFVSMFDNYNQPSIEKKSGFLSKLLGKDKPEEAENPWQFMIKFGIPYGEEEEKELEHMWFVPQSRDGDIVYAKLLNVPFYVEEMQEGEIYPINIDLITDWVVSFEDNSYTPNNIYQLFSHQQTH, from the coding sequence ATGGATAACAGACAGCAGTACTTAGATATCGCAGCTGGGCAAGGAGAAAAAGTGCCCTCTCGTATAGTGGCTTTTCCTGCACAGCCACTAAACTATGCACTTATTGAGCAACGCCTAGAAGAGCAGACGGACTATACGGATGGTGAAATCAATTATCTGAGTGAAAATATTGATGATGGTTTTTTCTATCGTTGCCAACATGGCGATAATGAATTGCATTTTTTTGTCTGTCTTTATCCTCGAGATGAAGATTATGAAATACGCCCAATGTATTCGACAGATGAACTTACCCCGCAGTTATTAGCGCACGCAAATGCCACTACTCAAGATTTATTATTAGAAACGCTCTTTACCGAGGCGTTACATCCCTTAGCAAGTTACCGTCATCAACTGAATTTTCTAAATATTATTGCCCCTGAAATGGTTTTGGCATTAGATGAATCAGCGGCAGGTAAAGCCTTAACACCAGAGTGGATCCGCTTTCAATTAAAGACCCCCGATCTCTATCCTGAAGTAGAAAGCTTATATGTTATTCATGCAGTCTATGATACAGAAAACGATCCACCAACAATGTTTTGGTTCCATACTCATGGGCTCGCACGCTGTGGCTTAACAGAAGTCGATTTAGTTATTCCAAGTATGCTTGAATCTTACTATGGTATTCCTGATCTCTTCCGCTGCTTTGTTAACAACAGTATTAATCATCGCCAAATCGAATTTGGAGAACCAATGCTTTGTGGACAAACATCAACAGGTTTAGAGTATCTTGTTGCCTTACCTTTTGAAGAAGGTATCCGCCATATCAATCAATCAACACCTCTCGAAAACCTTAGACCTTTAGAAGAGATGCGTTATGACACTGAAGGCGCACCCAATGGTGTTTTCTTGGGTGATTTAGCCGATCGTGACGAATATCATCAACATCCTTCCTCTATGCTATTTAGAACCAATGAAGAAAATCCTGTTTTAGAGACCTTCTTTAAAGGTTATGAAGAGCAACAAGCAATGATGCTACTGCGTAGCAATGAAGAAACCTATGAGATGTCTGAAAAAGCCAAGCGACGCTGGGAATACTTCGTTTCTATGTTTGATAACTACAATCAACCATCTATTGAGAAAAAAAGTGGTTTTCTCTCCAAATTATTAGGTAAAGACAAACCCGAAGAGGCTGAAAACCCGTGGCAGTTTATGATCAAATTCGGTATTCCTTATGGTGAAGAGGAAGAAAAAGAGCTTGAACATATGTGGTTTGTGCCACAGTCTCGTGATGGCGACATCGTTTATGCCAAATTACTCAACGTGCCATTTTATGTTGAAGAGATGCAAGAAGGTGAAATCTATCCTATCAATATAGATTTAATAACAGATTGGGTCGTTTCATTCGAAGATAATAGTTATACCCCTAACAATATTTACCAACTTTTTAGCCACCAGCAGACTCACTAA
- the feoA gene encoding ferrous iron transporter A, with protein MSLIPNHSYKILSYSPQISPAYRQKLLSLGMLPGAVFNVIRIAPLGDPIQIETHRVSLILRKKDLALINLSEVVHNEK; from the coding sequence ATGTCACTGATCCCAAATCACAGTTATAAAATCTTGAGCTACTCACCTCAGATTAGCCCTGCATACAGGCAGAAGTTGCTATCTTTAGGTATGTTGCCTGGCGCTGTGTTTAACGTTATTCGTATCGCACCACTGGGTGACCCTATTCAAATAGAAACGCACCGAGTATCCCTCATTTTGAGAAAAAAAGATCTCGCACTTATTAACCTTAGCGAAGTGGTTCATAACGAAAAATAA
- a CDS encoding glycosyltransferase family 39 protein yields the protein MTLSSAQLRKPVYWWVIGYATLWILVSYLFDPTVPYDAVEAVNWGTNGGWGSPKNPWFVGFIMSPAIYGGVDFSFYWYFIHFIVIAIGLLGVWNLAYKLTRNANLAWFAMLGLNLSGIINFDIIPYNDNYILVGCWAWAFYFFLCAINDNQKYWIGFAIVMGIATMGKYSSLAFMGSVFLLSLFVPKVRVSYRSPYFYVAIAIWLAFVIPNFIWLWQTDFAAFKWVDSQIESRFNLRTTRAALTVFYPVILMWVILRLYGGRVSWSASPDSQLLNFILLFPLVIIFTWFSFHEGGRISEWLQPFMSIATALFVGSISVMPKRSLRGALYGLGVFGMLVVSGYTVVQAANVRNAGQKFIGVKTFVQDVEQAWYQHYHTPLAYVGGEYMHEWVTFYGKDRPLSSQPWILEKNVQPPNIYNRHITLQQLEEKGVVLISEVGYYCEKAHFDEGLKHWPSLKIADTQEIMFRSEPNAIAEPVCIAFVAPNTHKEK from the coding sequence ATGACATTATCATCTGCGCAATTGCGTAAACCGGTATATTGGTGGGTTATTGGCTATGCGACACTGTGGATCTTAGTCAGCTATCTTTTTGACCCTACGGTGCCTTATGATGCCGTAGAAGCAGTCAATTGGGGTACCAATGGTGGTTGGGGTTCCCCTAAAAATCCTTGGTTTGTTGGCTTTATAATGTCACCTGCTATTTATGGCGGTGTCGATTTTAGCTTTTATTGGTATTTTATCCACTTTATTGTGATTGCTATTGGATTATTAGGTGTCTGGAATTTAGCTTATAAATTGACTCGTAACGCTAATCTTGCATGGTTTGCCATGTTAGGGCTTAATTTATCTGGCATTATTAACTTCGATATTATCCCTTATAACGATAACTATATTCTAGTCGGTTGCTGGGCTTGGGCTTTTTATTTTTTCCTCTGCGCAATCAATGACAATCAAAAATATTGGATTGGCTTTGCTATTGTTATGGGTATTGCCACAATGGGGAAATACTCATCACTAGCCTTTATGGGTTCTGTCTTTTTATTAAGCCTATTTGTACCTAAAGTGCGGGTGAGCTATCGATCGCCTTATTTTTATGTGGCGATTGCGATTTGGCTTGCTTTTGTTATCCCTAATTTTATTTGGTTATGGCAAACCGATTTTGCCGCGTTTAAATGGGTTGATTCTCAAATAGAGAGCCGTTTTAATTTGCGTACGACGCGTGCTGCGCTGACGGTTTTTTATCCTGTTATCTTGATGTGGGTTATATTACGTCTTTATGGTGGCCGTGTAAGTTGGTCTGCATCTCCAGATAGCCAATTACTGAATTTTATTTTGTTATTTCCATTAGTGATTATTTTTACTTGGTTTAGTTTTCATGAAGGGGGGCGTATCAGCGAGTGGTTACAACCCTTTATGTCGATTGCGACTGCACTTTTTGTGGGCTCAATTAGTGTAATGCCTAAACGTTCATTACGTGGTGCACTGTATGGTTTAGGTGTTTTTGGTATGTTGGTTGTTTCTGGTTATACCGTCGTACAAGCCGCTAATGTGCGTAATGCGGGTCAAAAATTTATTGGTGTAAAAACCTTTGTGCAAGATGTTGAACAAGCTTGGTATCAGCATTATCACACGCCACTTGCGTATGTGGGCGGCGAGTATATGCATGAATGGGTGACTTTTTATGGCAAAGATAGACCATTATCTTCACAGCCGTGGATATTAGAAAAAAATGTACAACCGCCTAATATCTATAATCGCCATATTACGCTTCAACAATTAGAAGAGAAAGGCGTCGTGTTGATCAGCGAAGTGGGCTATTACTGTGAAAAAGCACATTTTGATGAAGGATTAAAGCACTGGCCGAGTTTAAAAATAGCCGATACTCAAGAGATAATGTTCCGTTCTGAGCCAAATGCTATTGCAGAGCCGGTTTGTATTGCATTCGTGGCTCCAAACACTCATAAGGAAAAGTAG
- a CDS encoding NCS2 family permease produces the protein MSMSSPNSGSQGLLQRVFKLQEHGTTARTELIAGITTFLTMVYIIFVNPQILAAANMDIKAVFVTTCLIAAFGSILMGLVANLPIAVAPAMGLNAFFAFVVVGAMGYSWEVAMGAIFWGAVGLFLLTLFRIRYWIIAHIPLSLRVGITSGIGLFIAMMGLKNSGIIIPNNDTIVTIGNFASHNVLLGALGFFIIAILAARNIHAAILISIVITTVIGLLLGDVTYQGIFSLPPSITTVVGKVDIMGALDIGLSGVIFAFMLVNLFDSSGTLIGVTDKAGLTDDKGKFPRMKQALYVDSLSSVAGSAMGTSSVTAFIESTSGVSVGGRTGLTAVVVGILFLLAIFLSPLAGMVPSYATAGALIYVGVLMTSSLTRVKWDDLTESVPAFITAVMMPFSFSITEGIALGFIAYCVMKIGTFRWKEINLCVVIVSLMFILKILLIDTHVIDLNSLF, from the coding sequence ATGAGCATGTCATCACCAAATTCTGGTTCACAGGGTTTGCTCCAACGTGTGTTTAAGCTACAAGAACACGGCACAACCGCTCGCACCGAACTAATTGCGGGTATCACGACGTTTTTAACGATGGTTTATATTATCTTCGTTAACCCTCAAATTCTCGCTGCTGCCAATATGGATATCAAAGCCGTCTTCGTGACGACCTGCTTAATTGCGGCTTTCGGCAGTATTTTAATGGGATTAGTGGCAAATTTACCTATTGCTGTTGCACCAGCTATGGGCCTAAACGCCTTCTTTGCCTTTGTGGTTGTTGGCGCAATGGGATATTCATGGGAAGTCGCTATGGGTGCGATTTTCTGGGGTGCTGTAGGTCTATTTTTACTGACTCTTTTTCGTATTCGTTACTGGATAATAGCGCATATTCCGCTAAGTTTACGTGTGGGTATTACGAGCGGTATCGGCCTTTTTATCGCCATGATGGGATTAAAAAACTCTGGTATTATTATTCCTAACAACGATACCATCGTCACTATTGGTAACTTTGCCTCTCATAACGTGTTATTAGGTGCATTAGGCTTTTTTATTATCGCCATTCTTGCCGCACGTAATATTCACGCAGCTATTCTTATCTCTATCGTTATCACCACAGTAATTGGCCTATTATTAGGCGATGTCACCTACCAAGGTATTTTCTCTCTTCCTCCTTCTATCACCACTGTTGTTGGTAAAGTAGATATTATGGGTGCCTTAGATATCGGCCTTTCTGGTGTGATTTTTGCCTTTATGTTAGTAAACCTATTTGACTCTTCAGGCACATTAATTGGTGTGACAGATAAAGCAGGTTTAACCGATGACAAAGGTAAATTCCCACGTATGAAACAAGCGTTATACGTCGATAGCTTAAGTTCTGTTGCAGGCTCTGCAATGGGTACATCGTCTGTAACCGCCTTCATCGAAAGTACTTCTGGTGTTTCTGTCGGTGGTCGTACAGGCTTAACTGCGGTTGTTGTGGGTATTCTTTTCTTACTTGCTATCTTCTTATCTCCACTGGCAGGCATGGTGCCAAGCTATGCAACAGCAGGCGCACTAATTTATGTGGGTGTATTAATGACATCCAGCCTTACGCGGGTGAAATGGGATGATTTAACTGAATCCGTTCCAGCTTTTATCACCGCAGTCATGATGCCATTTAGCTTCTCAATTACAGAAGGTATCGCACTAGGCTTTATTGCTTATTGTGTTATGAAGATAGGGACTTTCCGCTGGAAAGAAATTAATCTGTGTGTTGTGATTGTTTCATTAATGTTTATTTTAAAAATATTACTGATTGATACTCATGTTATTGATTTGAATTCTTTATTCTAA
- the yefM gene encoding YoeB-YefM toxin-antitoxin system antitoxin YefM: MKTINYTEARQNLTSIMNETIDDRVPIMITRQKGIPCVLLSLDEYQALEETAYLLRSPANARHLLDSIDELNQGKGIEKDITE; the protein is encoded by the coding sequence ATGAAAACGATAAATTATACAGAAGCAAGACAAAACTTAACTTCAATTATGAATGAAACAATTGATGATAGAGTACCCATCATGATCACAAGACAAAAGGGTATTCCATGTGTTCTTTTATCTCTTGATGAATACCAAGCACTAGAAGAGACAGCTTATCTGTTACGATCTCCAGCGAATGCGCGCCATTTGCTCGATTCAATTGATGAACTGAACCAAGGTAAAGGTATAGAAAAGGATATAACGGAATGA
- a CDS encoding GNAT family N-acetyltransferase, protein MRYADIQVETSRLILRPFEMGDAENWFNIMSSPEVTRYWSHLPWQLLQEAQEDIIQDITHMERKEYLRLAVIDKETNALMGMCVFFNHYPKSQRGEIGYCLDTPYQGKGIMKEAMVAFITYLQTHLSVRRLEADIHPNNKASAALLAKLGFEQEGYLKQRWIVGDEISDSIIFGLLLPTKVE, encoded by the coding sequence ATGCGTTACGCTGATATTCAGGTTGAAACATCAAGGTTGATTTTGCGTCCCTTTGAAATGGGAGACGCTGAAAATTGGTTTAATATTATGAGTTCACCTGAAGTCACTCGCTACTGGAGCCATCTTCCTTGGCAATTACTGCAAGAAGCGCAAGAAGATATCATCCAAGATATTACCCATATGGAAAGAAAAGAGTATCTGCGCTTAGCGGTAATAGACAAAGAGACAAATGCATTAATGGGAATGTGTGTTTTCTTTAATCATTACCCTAAGTCACAACGAGGCGAAATAGGATATTGCCTTGATACGCCATATCAAGGGAAAGGGATCATGAAGGAAGCTATGGTCGCATTTATCACGTACCTCCAAACACATTTATCTGTTCGTCGTTTAGAAGCGGATATTCATCCGAATAATAAAGCATCAGCTGCTTTATTAGCTAAATTAGGTTTTGAACAGGAAGGCTATCTTAAACAGCGTTGGATAGTGGGTGATGAGATTTCTGATTCCATTATCTTTGGTTTGTTGTTGCCTACGAAAGTAGAGTAA
- a CDS encoding DUF1240 domain-containing protein has translation MSDNNIIKIIYVVSVFLFVVFSMELFISIESYIHYFSLAEKISTSFRTSVFLFTVPAVFYLLYLLVFPPSKKRTIKGSKKIMFSFLLFFIFGVFFSFFFSYYVERDLLSKGYFICEKNTFAESNLYVKSLNRCH, from the coding sequence ATGTCTGATAATAATATAATAAAGATAATCTATGTAGTTTCAGTTTTTTTGTTCGTTGTTTTCTCAATGGAGTTATTTATTTCAATAGAAAGTTATATTCATTATTTTTCTCTCGCTGAAAAAATTAGTACCTCATTCAGAACATCTGTTTTTTTATTTACGGTACCTGCTGTTTTCTATCTTCTCTATTTATTGGTTTTTCCACCATCCAAAAAGAGGACAATAAAAGGAAGTAAAAAAATAATGTTCTCTTTTCTCTTATTTTTTATTTTTGGTGTGTTTTTTAGCTTTTTCTTTTCTTACTATGTTGAAAGAGATCTACTTTCTAAAGGTTATTTTATTTGTGAAAAAAACACTTTTGCAGAATCTAATCTCTATGTTAAATCATTAAATAGGTGTCATTAA
- a CDS encoding FeoC-like transcriptional regulator has product MASLIEVRDCIALNGRADAHLISHQLNMPEPLVQAMLERLTLMGKLQEVDVEECLTGSCKSCPEATACQTKLYQLT; this is encoded by the coding sequence ATGGCCAGTTTGATAGAAGTTCGTGATTGTATCGCCCTTAATGGTCGAGCCGATGCCCATCTTATTAGCCATCAACTCAATATGCCTGAACCGTTGGTACAAGCAATGTTAGAACGGCTCACATTGATGGGTAAGCTTCAAGAAGTAGATGTAGAGGAGTGTCTTACAGGCAGTTGTAAAAGTTGCCCTGAAGCCACTGCCTGCCAGACAAAGCTTTATCAATTAACCTAA